From the genome of Stegostoma tigrinum isolate sSteTig4 chromosome 32, sSteTig4.hap1, whole genome shotgun sequence, one region includes:
- the hepacamb gene encoding hepatic and glial cell adhesion molecule b isoform X2: MKAGREVFSRGFTSLQFFNVFCFLLALPVSAQGVNITAEELTTHGIVGGSILLSIHYTTSSSETPVIQWQLKRDKPIPLIQSFGTRILGKLRPEYKDRIMIFRNGSLWIHNLQPTDEGMYEVEIAITDDASTAVKSLNLTVDVPVTKPVVVLSSSTVLELSEYVTLNCSHENGTKPIYTWMKGGKPLDDDERFSLSSDQKTLTITRVHISDDDLYSCMVENPISSSRSTPVKLTVYRRSSLYIILSTGGIFLLVTLVTVCACWKPSRKNKGQGQKGTSSGSAERNEDQDKCEELLPKAVDHERERKNPAGLYVIREKDSPDAEEDSRSVSKNAAEQAGFIVSSGPPTRSPRPAGRSPRRYNRSPVRSPGSTRSHKSPSRSSSSPVHQRSANRIIRPAGVHMIMEQDEASMEEY, translated from the exons TGTCAGCACAGGGAGTGAATATAACAGCAGAAGAGCTCACTACACACGGCATTGTGGGTGGATCCATCTTACTTTCTATACATTACACAACTAGCAGCTCAGAGACTCCAGTCATCCAGTGGCAATTGAAGAGGGATAAGCCCATCCCTTTGATCCAGTCCTTTGGCACACGCATCCTGGGCAAGCTACGGCCAGAGTACAAGGATCGAATTATGATCTTCCGCAATGGATCCCTGTGGATCCACAACCTGCAGCCAACCGATGAGGGAATGTATGAAGTCGAGATCGCAATCACAGATGATGCCTCCACTGCAGTGAAGTCACTCAATTTAACTGTTGATG TCCCTGTGACGAAGCCTGTGGTGGTGCTATCATCCTCTACTGTCCTGGAATTGAGTGAATATGTCACACTGAACTGCTCACATGAAAATGGAACCAAACCGATATATACATGGATGAAAGGAGGGAAGCCCCTAGATGATGATGAAAGATTCTCTTTGTCCAGTGATCAGAAAACTCTGACCATCACACGAGTCCACATAAGCGATGATGACCTTTACAGCTGTATGGTGGAGAACCCTATCAGCAGCTCTCGAAGCACACCAGTCAAGCTGACTGTATACA GGCGGAGTTCTTTATATATCATCCTCTCTACAGGTGGGATTTTCCTCCTAGTTACCTTGGTAACTGTTTGTGCCTGCTGGAAACCTTCCAGAAA AAATAAAGGTCAAGGACAGAAAGGAACATCTTCAGGTTCTGCAGAACGAAATGAGGATCAGGATAAATGTGAAG AACTGCTACCAAAAGCTGTTGACCATGAACGGGAACGCAAGAACCCTGCGGGATTGTATGTCATCAGAGAAAAG GATTCTCCAGATGCTGAGGAAGATTCCCGAAGTGTTTCCAAGAACGCAGCTGAGCAAGCTGGATTCATAGTTTCCTCTGGACCTCCTACTAGATCACCAAGACCAGCTGGTCGATCACCCAGACGATACAACAGGTCTCCTGTCCGATCCCCTGGCTCTACCAGATCACACAAGTCTCCAAGTCGATCATCCAGCTCCCCTGTGCATCAAAGGAGTGCTAACCGCATTATCCGACCAGCAGGAGTCCACATGATCATGGAGCAAGATGAAGCTAGTATGGAAGAATATTAA
- the hepacamb gene encoding hepatic and glial cell adhesion molecule b isoform X1, with product MKAGREVFSRGFTSLQFFNVFCFLLALPVSAQGVNITAEELTTHGIVGGSILLSIHYTTSSSETPVIQWQLKRDKPIPLIQSFGTRILGKLRPEYKDRIMIFRNGSLWIHNLQPTDEGMYEVEIAITDDASTAVKSLNLTVDVPVTKPVVVLSSSTVLELSEYVTLNCSHENGTKPIYTWMKGGKPLDDDERFSLSSDQKTLTITRVHISDDDLYSCMVENPISSSRSTPVKLTVYRRSSLYIILSTGGIFLLVTLVTVCACWKPSRKNKGQGQKGTSSGSAERNEDQDKCEVELLPKAVDHERERKNPAGLYVIREKDSPDAEEDSRSVSKNAAEQAGFIVSSGPPTRSPRPAGRSPRRYNRSPVRSPGSTRSHKSPSRSSSSPVHQRSANRIIRPAGVHMIMEQDEASMEEY from the exons TGTCAGCACAGGGAGTGAATATAACAGCAGAAGAGCTCACTACACACGGCATTGTGGGTGGATCCATCTTACTTTCTATACATTACACAACTAGCAGCTCAGAGACTCCAGTCATCCAGTGGCAATTGAAGAGGGATAAGCCCATCCCTTTGATCCAGTCCTTTGGCACACGCATCCTGGGCAAGCTACGGCCAGAGTACAAGGATCGAATTATGATCTTCCGCAATGGATCCCTGTGGATCCACAACCTGCAGCCAACCGATGAGGGAATGTATGAAGTCGAGATCGCAATCACAGATGATGCCTCCACTGCAGTGAAGTCACTCAATTTAACTGTTGATG TCCCTGTGACGAAGCCTGTGGTGGTGCTATCATCCTCTACTGTCCTGGAATTGAGTGAATATGTCACACTGAACTGCTCACATGAAAATGGAACCAAACCGATATATACATGGATGAAAGGAGGGAAGCCCCTAGATGATGATGAAAGATTCTCTTTGTCCAGTGATCAGAAAACTCTGACCATCACACGAGTCCACATAAGCGATGATGACCTTTACAGCTGTATGGTGGAGAACCCTATCAGCAGCTCTCGAAGCACACCAGTCAAGCTGACTGTATACA GGCGGAGTTCTTTATATATCATCCTCTCTACAGGTGGGATTTTCCTCCTAGTTACCTTGGTAACTGTTTGTGCCTGCTGGAAACCTTCCAGAAA AAATAAAGGTCAAGGACAGAAAGGAACATCTTCAGGTTCTGCAGAACGAAATGAGGATCAGGATAAATGTGAAG tAGAACTGCTACCAAAAGCTGTTGACCATGAACGGGAACGCAAGAACCCTGCGGGATTGTATGTCATCAGAGAAAAG GATTCTCCAGATGCTGAGGAAGATTCCCGAAGTGTTTCCAAGAACGCAGCTGAGCAAGCTGGATTCATAGTTTCCTCTGGACCTCCTACTAGATCACCAAGACCAGCTGGTCGATCACCCAGACGATACAACAGGTCTCCTGTCCGATCCCCTGGCTCTACCAGATCACACAAGTCTCCAAGTCGATCATCCAGCTCCCCTGTGCATCAAAGGAGTGCTAACCGCATTATCCGACCAGCAGGAGTCCACATGATCATGGAGCAAGATGAAGCTAGTATGGAAGAATATTAA